TTAGCCTTGTCGGGTTGTAACGACGATGACAAAGGAGATGTTATTGTTAACGAAGAAGAAGCAGTTAATGAAGAGGTGGTTAATAGTCTTCCCGTCGCCCAAGCCGGCGAGGATGCCACCGTTGACGAAAATACGCAGGTAACACTTACCGGTAGTGGTGTAGATGATGATGGTACTATTGTATCTTACCGCTGGGTACAAACCGAAGGCGTAGAGGTCACGTTAACAAATGCAGACCAAGCTTCTGCTGAATTTACGGCTCCAGATGTGAAACCTTCCGAAATACTCACGTTCGAACTTAACGTTACTGATGATGCTGGGGCAACTGCCACAGATAGTGTGTCTGTTACCGTTACTCACATCAACGCATCACCGATAATCACAATCTCAGCCCAGGAAGTGGAAGAAAAAGAGGCGCACTCTATCGCCGCTGTAGCTGAAGACGACGGTGAAATTACCAACTATTTGTGGGTGCAAACGGGGGGCGCAGATGTTGAGCTAAGTGGCACAATGACCTCAACGCTCTCTTTTACCGCGCCTTCTGTAGACAGCGATGAAACGTTGTCGTTTGCCCTTACCGTAGAAGATGATGAAGGTGAGGCGACTACCGAAACGGTTAGCGTTAATGTACTTCAGAAAAGTGAATCGTTAACCCTAGTAGGGCTAGTGACTGATTCGCCTATTATTGATGCAAACCTTGTGATTAATGTAGGCGATGAGCAACAAGAAGTGACGGCTGGTAGCGATGGAAGTTATTCCGTTACATTAAATGTAGATGATGATGCAACGGATAAAATGGTGTCTATTGTAGCCAGTGGCGTAGGGTCGCAAACGCAAGCGAAACTTATGTCAGTGCTAGGTTCGTTTGAAGCGCTCAATGAAGCCTCTAACGGTGACGGCGAGGTGATCAAAGATGATTTTTTCGGCGTGAATGTGACCAACGTTACCACTGCAAACGCCGGCTTAATGCAGCGAGAAAACCTGGGCGATCCCATCGTTGATGACGCAACGTTAGCGGCATTGAATCTTCGGGTTTCACAGCAAGAGAAGTTCGCGTTGGCAACCGCGATAAAAGTGGCGATAGACAAAGCGGGCGACGATGCTAGTTTAGCGTTGCCTGACGGTATAGCTGACACGTTAGCACTAGTCCAAAACCCAGAAGCTTCCGCTACCTATATCGAGACTGTTGAAAATACCGAAGCGTATGAGTCAGCCTACGAAGAAATTATAGCAGACCCAGAGTTAGTAGAGAGTGACTTAGACGCATCGGCTACTACCTATTTCCTGCTTGATTACTATAACCCACTCATTTCAGATCCAGGTAAAAAGCTCACCTTAACCAGTGACACGACAGCAACTTTCAGTACTTATTTAGGCACGTTTGAAGCTGAGAAATTTAGTGATGACAATGAAATAACATTAGAGTTTGAATATGGAGAGTATCATTTTACTCAAAATGAATATCTAAACTTTGATGGGATTATTCAGCAAGTTGAAGTTGAATATGCTTACCATGAAATGACATTTTTGCCGCTAAATGAGCAAGATGGGGTAGTGACATTTGAAATGAAGCTGCTCTACTCAAAGTATTACCTCAATGGTGAATTGGAAGATATTCACAATATTCTTGACGACCCTACGCAAGTTACTGCGATTGCGTTAAATAATGCTATTGAAATTGCCATTGATAGTGCCGATAACAAAGCGCTATCACTGCCTATCACCTCTTCGCTATTTGATACTGATGACAGTAATTTATTTACCTACAATTGGGCCTCAGACACGTTCGAATTCAACCAAGACGGAACGGGTAGTACACGTGTTGTAGATAATGATTTTACATGGATGAAGCAACCTTACGCGTTGAACCCTGACATTAACGAACTCGTCATTACATTTGATGATGGAACAACACTGTCTTATGTACAACTAACCGACTCAAGCGACAATAACCTTTATGCAGTTAGCGGGATCTCCTCAGATGGGCAGAATGAGTCATTTAAGGTCGACGCAGGCGGTGCGGTAACCGCAGAAGATAAGTTCGACGTAGCGTCAGTGCCAGGTATATACACCTACGCCTTTGATGGCGATAGTCTCAATGAATTTTGGTGGGAGCTTTGGCCAAACGGAAAGGCGTACACCATTGAAGTTGCTGATAATAACGGCGACGGTAACATTACCACGGAAGAAATTTTGGTAATGTATGGGAATTGGTCCGTGGAAGCGAATGGAGAATTACAAATAAATCGCTACCGTTCAACCGATTATAGTTGGCCCGGTTGTTTTAATGAATCAGCCGATTGCTATTTGTACAACAGTCGTACATGGTCGATATTTGCTCAAGTTGGCGATGCTTACCATATTACTAATCTGCACGAGTTCGACTTCAGTCAGCAAGATGGAAGAGGCGGCTTCGATGGCATAGTCGACTACTTTGTTCAGGATAATCGCCGCGTGTCGAAACAGGCGAATCGTCCTGTAACCGCAACGCTGCCTGAGCACCCACATTTACCCGCGCTGCCGCCTCAAGCGTTTGTCAATTTAGTGACGCCCTCAGACTACTTAGGTACAACGTTATATGGTGTCGAGCAAAACGGGTTGTACACAGTAGACGATGCATCGATAGCGTTGAGCCTAGAAGCAGATGATACTTATGTTCGTACCTTCGAAGGATTGCCGCAGGGCAGTGAAAGTGGGAGCTATCTAGTTGCCGCAGACAACAGTATTCTATTACAAGCAAGTGATGTTGCAGCGCCCAACGGGCTTCAAGCATTTCTGTTGTCTTCTGATGGCGTCACGATAGGCGCGCATTTAGGCGCGCCAGTACCGTTTTTCGGAACTCAGCAAGCGGCTGATGATTATGAAACGGTGTTAAGAGAAGGCACATCTGTTGCGTCGTTTGATTCGTTGAAAGATAAGAGCTTAGTATTGGTAGATACTTCGCAAAGCGGTGAATGGAACACCACTTATCTACAGTTTGACGGCAGCAATGTGGTTATTTACACCGATAGCACTTACTCAGAAGTAAACGACAGCTTCGGCTATGTATTAAACGATGATGGGAGCATAGATATTGATGGTAGAGTGTATCTTGCTTTGAGTACTACTGGGTTCTCGGTTTTCGTCTCTGATGAAGGTGAGGGCGATTATATCGACTTCAACTACCTCTTTGATGATACGACAGTAGCGGCTCAGTTCGTTGAAAATGCTAATAATTTGAGAGCGACCGCAGAACAGTTGGGCGATGATTGATTGCTTAATCAAAGCCGATAAATGAAAGGGCCTAATGGCCCTTTTTTATTCATAGTGGTTAAATCTGCTCAATAACTAAGCCGAAGATCAGTATTTTACTATCTCTCCTGTTAGTAAGCTTTCCTTGCTAGGCAACACTAGCGAATTAATTGAATACCTAAAAAGGAAAGCAAGGATATGAAACAACTTACTGAATTAGAGTTAAATCAAGTAGCCGGTGGAAATTATGAGTGGGAACAAATCGGCGTTGGCATTGCCATGGTAGGGCTTGGAATTGCATTAGTATCTACCGCTGGATTGGCAACCATTCCTGTTGCCTTGGCAGGTGCAGCAACAATGGGCGAAATCGGGATAGGTGCAGCGGGTATAGGCCTAGCCGGTATGGGGGGCTTCGCCGCGGGTGGAGGCATCGGTGGCGGCTCAAACAGCTCAAACAGTACAAAAAAACCAGAATCTGAAACCGAAGACGAATAGAGTCAACTATGTATAAAGTCATTATAAGTGGAAATAATATTGATACGGTATCTGCACTAAAAGTGCTGCGTACACTGGTTGATTTACCGCTATCGAAAGTGATTCAAATGGCTAAAGCCATTAGTTCATTAGAGCGTTTTACCTTGGTAAGTGGTGTAGATGAAGTATATGCACAGCAGTTAGCGCTTGAACTTAACAATGTTCAGGTTGATGCTAAAGTCGAGCCTTGCGATACTGAAGAGCGGGTAGTAAGAATTCCGCTGGCACAGCATCGCAAGAAATGGCGTTTATTTGGTTTGCTTAAATGACTCCCTAACGGTCAGTAATAAAAACTGACCGTATTCCCCCATATAAGCAATGGAGGAAATGCTACTGGGAGTTAGGTATTAGAATCTGAAGGCACCAAAGCCAGTGCTACCGCTTCTGCAACGCGAATTCCATCAATACCTGCAGACCAAATACCACCAGCATAACCCGCACCTTCACCGGCAGGGTACAAGCCTTCAATATTCACGCTTTCGTATTGTTTATCACGTTTAATACATACAGGTGATGAAGTACGTGTTTCAACGCCTGTAAGCATACCGTCAGCTTTAGCAAAGCCTTTAATTTGACGATTGAATGCGGGAATGGCTTCGCGGATAGATTCGATAACAAAGTCGGGAACAACCTTACTTAAATCAGTCAGGGTAATACCTGGGGTATAAGAGGGCTTCACGTCGCCTAATTCTTTACTCGGCTTGCCATCTAAGAAGTCGCCAATAAGCTGCGCAGGTGCATGATAATTCTCACCGCCCACTTTAAATGCCAGCTCTTCCAATTTGCGCTGAAGATCTATGCCTGCCAAGGGGTGTGCGGGGTAGTCTTTTTCGGGCGTAATACCTACCACAATAGCACTGTTGGCATTTCGTTCATGACGAGAGTACTGGCTCATACCATTAGTAACTACGCGGCCAGGTTCAGACGCCGCTGCCACCACGGTGCCGCCCGGGCACATACAAAAGCTGTATACGGTACGTCCATTTCTACAGTGGTGAACGAGCTTGTAATCGGCTGCGCCCAAAATAGGGTTACCAGCGTTCTCACCAAATCGACAGCTGTCGATCATGCTTTGCTCGTGTTCAATTCTAAAACCAATGGAAAAAGGTTTGGCCTCTATGTATACACCTTGGTCATAAAGCGATTGAAAAGTATCGCGGGCACTATGACCAATAGCCATAATGACTTTGGTGCAGGGTAGGTAGCTGCCATCAGATAAGAATAGCCCTTTAATTTTATGGCTTTTTGAGTCTGTGCTTGCTTCATCAGCTGGTTTTGAATTCGCGCTGTCTAAATCTAAGCTTTCAACACGGGTGCTGAAACGAATTTCACCACCTAGAGAAATGATTTGCTCACGCATTTTCTCTACCATGCTCACCAGTTTGAATGTACCGATATGTGGCTTACTCACATACATGATTTCTTCAGGTGCGCCAGCAGCAACAAATTCGTTCAATACCTTGCGGCCATAGTGCTTGCGATCTTTCACCTGACTATATAGCTTACCGTCAGAAAAGGTGCCTGCGCCACCTTCGCCAAATTGTACATTCGACTCTGGGTTCAATGGTTGTTTACGCCAAAAACCAAAGGTGTCTTTGGTGCGCTCACGAACGGCTTTGCCTCGCTCAAGCACAATAGGTTTGAAGCCCATTTGGGCTAAAATAAGCGCAGCGAATAATCCACAAGGGCCAAGGCCAACAACCACTGGGCGGTCGGTTACTTCTTCCGGAGCAGTAGCGACAAACTTATAGCGCATATCAGGGGTTACCCGCACACTGGTATCTTTGGCGAATTTTTCAAGCAGCGCAGCTTCGTTTTCTAGCGTTACATCAAGGGTGTAAATAAGCTGGATGTCTCTATTATTGCGCGCATCGTAACCGCGTTTAAATACCGTGGTTTCAAGAAGCATCGATTTTGTGATTTGAAGCTTATGCAAAATTGCGTTTTCTATCGCAACTTCATCGTGATCTAGCGGTAATTTAATATCGGTTAAACGCAACATAATAATAGGTACTCTTGGCTTTGCCGGACGGCCTCTCCGTCAGGGCGCGCGTATGGTAAATCAGCAACAAGACTAATACTAGCTGCAATCACGGGTAAGCAGTGGGTTAATTAGCTTATTTACCCTAGAATAATAGAGTAAAAAGAAATTTGAGTTTTACACAGGCTAATTTAAACTTGGCACCCTGAAATAATAACCCAAGCATGTAGGTGCAAATGACCTTTGTAGTGACAGACAATTGCATAAACTGTAAGTACACAGACTGTGTTGCAGTATGCCCAGTAGATGCATTCTTTGAAGGACCTAATTTTTTAGCCATAGATCCTGCTATATGTATCGATTGTGCGCTTTGTGTGCCTGAATGTCCTGCCGACGCCATTGTACAAGATACGCACCTCACGGATGCGCAAAAGCCGTATTTGGCCATTAACGAAGAGCTTGCAGCGAAGTGGCCTAATATTATTGAACTAAAAGCGCCGCCTGAAGACGCCGATGTATGGAATGGTGTGCCAGATAAACTCGCCTTGCTTGAGCACGAATAGCGTCCACGATAAATAAACAATAATGCACCTGTGCGCTTCGCCTCCTAAAACGGAAAAAATAATATGATGAAACTTGATGATGTTAAAAAGCTACATCAGAAAAAATACCGTGGGCAATTTGGCTTTTATTTGGTGGAAGGCGAACACCTAGTTTTAGAATTAGTAAAAGCTGTGAGGGCCAATGCATACAGTAATGCGAGTAGTGCTCCATCAGCTGAATCTATCACGCTTTATATTACCGATGACTTTGAGCAAAAGGCGAGGGCGCTTGACTCAGGGTTTACCCTAGTAAACGTCACCCAAAAGCAAATGTCACAGCTAAGTGATACTAAAACACCGCAAGGTATTATTGCCTGTGTGCCATTACCTAGTTCTACCGCTGGCGCGACCAATACTCTAGAGCAAGTGTCGGATAAACATTCGAATCAAGGGCTTGGACATAAAGATAAGCAGCGCTATGTGTATCTGCACGAAGTGCAAGACCCAGGAAATTTGGGCACCATACTAAGAACACTAGCCTGGTTTGATAATTTCTCCTTGTTACTAAGCCCCAATAGTGTGGACCCTTTTAATTCTAAAGTGGTGCGTTCGAGTATGGGGGCAATCTTTCACGTACCTATTGAATTAGACGTGAGCCTAGATGCATTGCAAACTCGCTTTAGCCGGTTCGCCTATTTAGATATGGCAGGTGAAGCCGTTACCGCCCCGTCGTTTTCAGATTTCGACTGCTACTTATTTGGTAATGAAGCCCGCGGCGTTCCTAAAGCAGCGCTTTCTGCATTTAATGCGAAGGCATACACCATTGCTGGTAGCGGAAAAATAGATTCGCTTAACCTGGCCAGTGCCGTAAATATGTGTGTTTATGAGTTGTCCCGTTAGCCTGTTGCTAATGCTATTCAGACGCACATATTAGCGCTGCTATTTGCAGTTTATATATTATTGAAATATTAATGCGGTTAAGCGTTATGCGCTTGCTTCTCATTAGCTTGATAACAGCCCGGGCATTAGCGAAGTGCTAATAGCTTGGTATCACCATACCCTAAAAGGATAATAACAGTGGCCTTACAATGGTTTCCTGGGCACATGCACAAAGCCCTTAAAGAGATTAAGGAATCGCTTAGTCAGGTAGATGTACTGATTGAGGTGCTTGATGCACGCATACCGTTTTCAAGCGAAAACCCAGAGATTGCAAAATTGCGGGGTGATAAGCCGTGTATAAAAATCTTAAACAAGTACGACTTGGCTGACCCTGAAATAACAGCGCAGTGGCAAGCGCATTTAGAGTCTGAGCGCGGGGTTAAAACCCTGACTACCTCTAGCGACAACCCCGCTAGCAGTAAACAAGTCATGGGGCTGATTAAAACTATTTGTGCACACAAAGACGTGCAGCATAAAGTGATTAAAGCCATGATCACGGGCATTCCAAACGTAGGGAAGTCTACCCTCATCAATATTTTGGCCGACCGTATTATTGCTAAAACCGGTAACGAGCCAGCGGTAACAAAAAGCCAGCAACGTATTAATTTAGGTGACGGTATTGTGCTTTTCGACACGCCTGGGGTGCTATGGCCAAAACTGGAAAATCCTAATTCCATATATCGTTTAGCCTCTTCAGGTGCAGTGAAGAATACGGCTATGGAATATGATGACGTAGGGTTTTACGCTGCCGATTACCTTATTAAAGCTTACCCAGATGTGTTAAAAGCGAATTATAAACTTGAAGACATTCCCGATACTGAAATTGAGTTTTTAGAAGCCGCGGCGAAAAAGCGGGGCGCTATAATGACCGGCGGCCGTGTTAATCTTCATAAAATATGTGAAGTGTTATTGAACGAACTACAATCGGGTAAATTAGGCAGAATAACCCTAGAAACCCCAGAGATGATCGAGGTCGAAAAACGTGAAATAGCTGAAGCGGCAGCAAAGAAAGCCGCTGATAACGCCAAGCGAAAGCAACGTTTTAAAGATGGTTCGCTCACGCCAGATAAACAAGCCAGAAAAGAAAAACGAAATGAAAAACGTGAAGCGCAAAGTAAAAGAATGAAGAAAAACGCGAAGTAGAACGCTCAAAAGAATATAGAAATATTCGCATAAAAAACGTATTGTCGATGGTATGAGCAGCCAGTGCGCTTTTTTATCAGTGACAAATATCAAGGAACGACTATTTATGAAGTTAGGCAGTATTGTTGCCTCTTTATCTTTCCCAAGTTTACTAGCGTTTAACGTAAGTGCTGTTGAATTAATTAACATTAACGATTTCCCAGACTGGTTCAAAGAGGCAATGGCCAGAGATATCA
The nucleotide sequence above comes from Alteromonas naphthalenivorans. Encoded proteins:
- the fdxA gene encoding ferredoxin FdxA, which codes for MTFVVTDNCINCKYTDCVAVCPVDAFFEGPNFLAIDPAICIDCALCVPECPADAIVQDTHLTDAQKPYLAINEELAAKWPNIIELKAPPEDADVWNGVPDKLALLEHE
- a CDS encoding NAD(P)/FAD-dependent oxidoreductase produces the protein MLRLTDIKLPLDHDEVAIENAILHKLQITKSMLLETTVFKRGYDARNNRDIQLIYTLDVTLENEAALLEKFAKDTSVRVTPDMRYKFVATAPEEVTDRPVVVGLGPCGLFAALILAQMGFKPIVLERGKAVRERTKDTFGFWRKQPLNPESNVQFGEGGAGTFSDGKLYSQVKDRKHYGRKVLNEFVAAGAPEEIMYVSKPHIGTFKLVSMVEKMREQIISLGGEIRFSTRVESLDLDSANSKPADEASTDSKSHKIKGLFLSDGSYLPCTKVIMAIGHSARDTFQSLYDQGVYIEAKPFSIGFRIEHEQSMIDSCRFGENAGNPILGAADYKLVHHCRNGRTVYSFCMCPGGTVVAAASEPGRVVTNGMSQYSRHERNANSAIVVGITPEKDYPAHPLAGIDLQRKLEELAFKVGGENYHAPAQLIGDFLDGKPSKELGDVKPSYTPGITLTDLSKVVPDFVIESIREAIPAFNRQIKGFAKADGMLTGVETRTSSPVCIKRDKQYESVNIEGLYPAGEGAGYAGGIWSAGIDGIRVAEAVALALVPSDSNT
- a CDS encoding TrmH family RNA methyltransferase, with protein sequence MKLDDVKKLHQKKYRGQFGFYLVEGEHLVLELVKAVRANAYSNASSAPSAESITLYITDDFEQKARALDSGFTLVNVTQKQMSQLSDTKTPQGIIACVPLPSSTAGATNTLEQVSDKHSNQGLGHKDKQRYVYLHEVQDPGNLGTILRTLAWFDNFSLLLSPNSVDPFNSKVVRSSMGAIFHVPIELDVSLDALQTRFSRFAYLDMAGEAVTAPSFSDFDCYLFGNEARGVPKAALSAFNAKAYTIAGSGKIDSLNLASAVNMCVYELSR
- a CDS encoding PKD domain-containing protein yields the protein MFIRANYKKSIIAASLVLALSGCNDDDKGDVIVNEEEAVNEEVVNSLPVAQAGEDATVDENTQVTLTGSGVDDDGTIVSYRWVQTEGVEVTLTNADQASAEFTAPDVKPSEILTFELNVTDDAGATATDSVSVTVTHINASPIITISAQEVEEKEAHSIAAVAEDDGEITNYLWVQTGGADVELSGTMTSTLSFTAPSVDSDETLSFALTVEDDEGEATTETVSVNVLQKSESLTLVGLVTDSPIIDANLVINVGDEQQEVTAGSDGSYSVTLNVDDDATDKMVSIVASGVGSQTQAKLMSVLGSFEALNEASNGDGEVIKDDFFGVNVTNVTTANAGLMQRENLGDPIVDDATLAALNLRVSQQEKFALATAIKVAIDKAGDDASLALPDGIADTLALVQNPEASATYIETVENTEAYESAYEEIIADPELVESDLDASATTYFLLDYYNPLISDPGKKLTLTSDTTATFSTYLGTFEAEKFSDDNEITLEFEYGEYHFTQNEYLNFDGIIQQVEVEYAYHEMTFLPLNEQDGVVTFEMKLLYSKYYLNGELEDIHNILDDPTQVTAIALNNAIEIAIDSADNKALSLPITSSLFDTDDSNLFTYNWASDTFEFNQDGTGSTRVVDNDFTWMKQPYALNPDINELVITFDDGTTLSYVQLTDSSDNNLYAVSGISSDGQNESFKVDAGGAVTAEDKFDVASVPGIYTYAFDGDSLNEFWWELWPNGKAYTIEVADNNGDGNITTEEILVMYGNWSVEANGELQINRYRSTDYSWPGCFNESADCYLYNSRTWSIFAQVGDAYHITNLHEFDFSQQDGRGGFDGIVDYFVQDNRRVSKQANRPVTATLPEHPHLPALPPQAFVNLVTPSDYLGTTLYGVEQNGLYTVDDASIALSLEADDTYVRTFEGLPQGSESGSYLVAADNSILLQASDVAAPNGLQAFLLSSDGVTIGAHLGAPVPFFGTQQAADDYETVLREGTSVASFDSLKDKSLVLVDTSQSGEWNTTYLQFDGSNVVIYTDSTYSEVNDSFGYVLNDDGSIDIDGRVYLALSTTGFSVFVSDEGEGDYIDFNYLFDDTTVAAQFVENANNLRATAEQLGDD
- the ylqF gene encoding ribosome biogenesis GTPase YlqF, which codes for MALQWFPGHMHKALKEIKESLSQVDVLIEVLDARIPFSSENPEIAKLRGDKPCIKILNKYDLADPEITAQWQAHLESERGVKTLTTSSDNPASSKQVMGLIKTICAHKDVQHKVIKAMITGIPNVGKSTLINILADRIIAKTGNEPAVTKSQQRINLGDGIVLFDTPGVLWPKLENPNSIYRLASSGAVKNTAMEYDDVGFYAADYLIKAYPDVLKANYKLEDIPDTEIEFLEAAAKKRGAIMTGGRVNLHKICEVLLNELQSGKLGRITLETPEMIEVEKREIAEAAAKKAADNAKRKQRFKDGSLTPDKQARKEKRNEKREAQSKRMKKNAK